The following nucleotide sequence is from Drosophila kikkawai strain 14028-0561.14 chromosome 2L, DkikHiC1v2, whole genome shotgun sequence.
taaaagacttaataaaaactaaattttgatgaaaataaactctgacttttatttcacatgtattttttttctctatttaaaaGGGTAGGGTGGGTGACACcttcaaattatacaacaaaatatatcattacatgtttagccaagttaattgaatctactttccaccaattaaaacacacaagcaggcctgggtagacacgagccacacacatgatcttacaaattcatagatcaacaggtctcacaacaaccctcgctagaaatttcttggcacaagctacacacaagcatgagaacatttcccatccaccaccaccacacgagtcggccaggtacaaaccgttcaggcacaagccacacgatctcacaaattcatagatcaacaggtaagcaagtctCACAACCACCCTCGCTCTTCATACCTAGAAATTGCAtggcacaagcatgagaactcaccccatctaccaccacacgatctcacaaattctcacgcatgacaacagaaacaaaaccgttacaaggtattacacgtttagacaagttaaaataactggggtgacttacacacacacacctgctatcctaattgaatcacattaacacaagccggatacgcacaataactaaccctaataaattcttacgcattatgcctcatccctccctccttcacaaattctcacaaattccttatgtctcatccctccctccttcacaaaatcccacaaattcccatgcttgaacacacacaccttatccctttaacccctcccaatcagtttctcacgcttaacaacacacaaaactgcacatgatcatgcatgcgtaaaataatgagggggaggatcttaccctaaaccccttccccctaataattaattgattttttatgctaattaggaCACCTGTGCCCCCCTCgcgcgcagtcatgcgtgactaatgaccctCCGCACCCCTCgtgcgcagtcatgcgtgactaatgaccccccCCACCCCCTACCAAACTGGCCAAGGACCCGCAATAGTCTTCTACTGAATTACGTTGATGATGAAACAAGAAAagtattaacaaatatatctACTGTAATTTCCAATCAACCACAGAAAcagtcaatttttaaagtaaaacccCGAATATATCATGTTGAGAGCAAAGTGaatgaaatttcttcaaaaattgattatctaaagaaaaatcttcgtgaaataataatgcaaattgatgaaatagaaaatagtatTTTCAGCTATATAATTCACCCgcaatcaatattaaaaagtgAAACAATATCTAAGGAGCGAACACCATTCATcccgaataaaattaaaatatgagtAAGCGAGATATTGTGAATGAATTACATCGCCccacattaaaaaacttccCACGACGTCGAGTAATAATAAAAGGAATTAATGATTTGTGGCAAGCTGATTTAGTTGAGATGAGGCCTTATGCCACTGTCAACAaaggctataaatatttattgacaGTGGTGGATTGTTTTTCTAAATTCGCGTGGGGGGAGGCGGTGAAATCAAAAAATGCAACAGATGTCACCAAAGCTatgttaaacattttaaagtctGGTCGAGGGACACCCAAGAATTTACAAACAGATAATGGAAATGAGTtctataataaacaatttcaagaaTTAATGACGCGATTTAAAATTCATCATTACTCAACTTTAGtttcaatggaaaatatacatGGATTCAGatgtataaaaacttaattgatatttacaaCAATTGGAAgcatagaacaataaaaatgaaaccaaTTGACGTCAATGCGTCTAATGAGAAACAACTTTTATCAACGGTCTACAATCaccgaaaagtatttttaaataaaaaaaatttacgggaAAGGGAATTTGTACgcataagtaaatataaacatgTATTCACAAAGGGGTACACGGCCAGCTGGACCACGGAAATTTTTCGAATACGACATGTTAACAACACATTCCCCACCACTTATTTACTTGAAGATCTGAAGGGGACCCCTATAGAAGGCGGTTTCTATgcccaagaaataaaaagacTTGGTCCCCCCACACTTATCTCGTCGAGAAGATTTTGAAGCGGAAGGGGGATCGTGTGCTTGTGCGCTGGCTAGGCTTTCCAAAGACAGAAGATAGCTGGGTCCATGAAAACGAAATTCTATAATTAATGCATGACGAATAGTGCGTGGAGGGCGATGTGTGGATGTGATGAGGGCGATGTGGTATATACtctgtgtatatgtgtgtggtATGCGGCTGATAGTGCGTGGTGAGCAGTGCCTTCTATATACAAACCGAAGAAAAATCTTGATAATTGTTTGTATGTGCATGTAAATGtatatgttttgtttaatttctctgCTCGTTCTCAATGTGAAAAGGGCGAAGGAATTTTCGGTCCAGATCAGTTCCCAACTATTCTTACATTGGAAAACATCACGATGTCTTTCAACGCGGTCGTGATCTTCGTTTTCGCGACTATTTGGTGTGGCGTGAAGACTGCTCCGGTTAAATATGTACTAGCTAATTTAACAAACTCAACTTCATGGAATTCATCAAATGAAGTtgagtttttaatgaatttaccGAACTCGAACAAATTAATGAggatagaatttaattttgaaattttggaagataccgaaatttacaaaaacataTCCTCAACTattattaatgataaaaatgagaaattaattgaaagtgaaagtgaaagtgaaagtgaaagtgagaGTGAGAATATGGTGCCTTCACTGCTGCGAATTTCGTCAACCCCGCCTTCATCACCCTCACGAATTTTCATCGAGGACGGAGGAGCAATATCAACTTCAACGCTGGAAACAACCCTCATTAATGGgggtaatgatgatgatgatgtagcaacaacaacaatgacaaATAAACCTGCACCCTCACCAATTTTGAATGAGGATAGAGAAGTTGATACAACCCTCATTAGTGAGGGTgatggaacaacaacaacaacaacaaataaacctgcaccctcaccaattttcaatgatgacaatgatgatgatggaacaacaacaacaacgacaaataAACCCTCACCAATTTTATTCGAGAATGGAGAAGAACaatcgacgacgacgacgttggAACCAATTTTACCTTCTACTACCGGAAACGAATCAAATACAACTCTTGTGATGACCAGGGAAAGGCTATTACTCAATAGTTCAACATTTGAAGCAGAAACATCAACTTCAGCTGTTACTTCAACTTCTACAACTACAGCGAATACTATGACGGATGATAGTTCTTCATTTAAGATCATGTTGGGGATACCCGATAATGATGAGGATAATGTAAGTCGCATACCAGTGAAGAGAAACACGACGCGtagattaaaaaatagttcaaCTATGAATAGCACAGGTATAGccataaccaaaaaaaaattaatagaaaactttaagcaaaaattaataGCCCAGGAGAAAAAAATAGGTGGTCATTTCGATTTAGGTCACAGAGGGGctaatagatattttattatttcatattcaaaTGGCAAGGTGGGTATTAAATGTCACTATAGATCTAGATTAGCTCACACCTCAAATActgacaataaaaaaataaatcatattcCTCCATCAACACTTagaataaattgttttgaatttgCTGAGGCGTTAACACAAGAAGCTCTTGTTaatgagagaaagaaagacaAGAAAATTAGGACACAGATTTCGAGCGAGGCAGATCatcaaattgcaacagaaaagagGTATCAGGATATTAACGATGGTTATTTAAGTGATGAACCACAAGTGCGGGAAATTAGAAATGATGAGGCAgagcaaataaatgcaatatatttaaaaaagaggaatataGCAGATAGACTGTTagatgattatttaaatagaaaagaaacccAGATTTCGAACGATGAGATAAAGGTTAAAAACATTGATGAGTTCCAACCAATACTTAATGATGAAATTTCATAGGTAAAAAGTTATTTCTCTTccagaatataaaatttagtgAAGGTTATGACTGGGAGAAAAACAAGATTCAAAATGAtacaactaataaaaaaggtgagtaaactaaatttatgtttattttcaattttgaaatattatactattttttttttttttttttctctttttatttttctatagatAGGGGAAATGATATGAATGAAAAAGGTGAGtgaactaaatttatatttatatatattttttatttttttttttttttttatatagttgaatatttcttaattatttttttatttatttaattttgtttacagatAAGGCTTTGGAAAATAATCTAATCAGTGAAGGGATTTTTTATGTAGGCGcagatgaagaagaagaagcaggacTGCTATATGAAAATGAACTTATTTATATGGAAGGCGGGGTTGTAAACAAATCTAACCTTTAAATATAGACCAAGAAGATGAAAACCCCCTCCCCCCTCCatttgttgatgttgatgataCAAACCAAAACGATAATGATGTAATTTTAATGGAGGGAGGATTAACTAATTACACCCAAATTATGAAATCCAATATATTAGATCCAAAAGAAGAATTTTCCACCAATAATGAAATGAatcaagttatttaaaaaattttttttttaaatttctattgtttctttatttaaaaaataaaaataaaaatattttttcttaaattgttactattactaactttttaaattgattaagaaaatatacaattgttcttaaaaatataatgaatataaataatactaatcatttttattgttcaaaaaattaatattgtttaaaaaatataatgttataaatataactaaatacaactaatcatttttattattcaaaaaattaatattgttaaaaaaatacacatttgCTCTTagaattaagtttttacatgttttaaaatgttttcttaaataaaattgtacttCTTTATTATACTATATTatctaaatactttttatttaaaatcatcagattttcttattataaatagGTATTGTTCTAATTCTTTAActtccaatttaaattgctcttcttctcttttttgtaaatattcttctaattttttttgttctaaattACTCCTATTTGTACaactttcaattttttttattttctcattccaTTCGAAAATACTTACTTCTAATTCAGCTATTTTACATTCTAAatctttttcttctattttataaTGTCCATACGCCATAGTACCCATTTTATTAGAATCTATAATTCTTTTATCATAtcaagtataattttattacaccTAATAGTAGATACTACAGGACTTGATTATCGTATCATTGCCATTGACCCTATCACAGACTCCTCAGAAAGCAAACACTTTTTATAATCATGAAAGTCTATTTTCTCTATCACGCTTCGTTTGAcaccttttgatttttttattgttttttcagcgctaccatcaccatcagtaaatttatatgaatacatttttgagCGTAAACCAACAAACTCGAGCATGGGTTTCCCATTGAGTTCACCTTTGAAAAAccctaacttttttttattggttttaggaAAATTATACGTTTCTGCAATTTTATCTGGAaattcagatgtatcaaaaTATGACTCtatatcatttttaatatcatCATAGAAGTCATCAGTTTTGatggtatatataaataaatatgtatccATGTAATTCAATTGtatgttttcattaaattttggtttcatataattataatgaaaatcatacatcttccattttgaaatttctaaaattgaaaaacctaaatataatggtttattatataaaacatttaatttgttaatttgaaAAGCATAAAAATGATCCGAAAATTTTTTGAGACTATGAAAGTTAGATTTGGAAATCAGTGAACGGGCGCAATCTCTTTTACGACCAGGAGAATCATTTGGAGTTGCACTTTCCCattctgaaattaatttaatattaacgcGTTTATCAACGTTCACCATGGTCTTTCCAAAGATCGAATTGTtggataatttataaaaagtttTATCAAATGTATTTGTAGCATTTGTACgatgaaaattattaagatcaaTATATTTCTTCAACCAAGGTTTTTGGAAGAAGCGAAGAcctctatgaatttttttcaattgtaACCCACATTCTAAGcactgtttcaaatttttatagtggattataaatttatttttatcttttagatttgcaattaatttttttactttagatGATGGTGTTGGTAGCTGATTACTACAACAAAATGGTAAGTCATTATGAGTCTCATGCAAGCTAAACGGATAATCTAAATCTACCTCGAAAATGTAGCCATATTTAGAATCATCTGGGTGctctaatatatttatattatcaaggGTTTCCCTTGATACCCATTCAAATCCTCCATATGGCAAAGGTTGGGACATGGCCCATCCATACAAATTGTTGGCATcaaaatatgataaatattgGGATTCTTTTTTATCGTCATAAGaatccaaatatttatgatttgctTTCGAATATCGATTTACGCATTGCACGAGACCACCACGAATGCCCGAttgtagaaattttaattgatctaTATCTGTTAACAGTTATAGCTCAATTTCGGTATATTTTAACATGGCCTCCCATGATAAACCAGGTAAGGTGTAAAAATGCGCAGGGTCTAATGAGTGAATTTTCATGCAGATATttcgaaagttttcaaaaacatcTGTCATTAGCAAGACATCTGTTTTCAAATACAATTCTaaataatcttttaaattttgacaTGAAAATTTATTCCAAACCCTCTGTGCATGAGTGTAATTTTCTTCCGAACAATTAGTTTCTGTTAGGGAGCTATAGAATGCTTCTCGGGGAGGTAAAGAAGTTTCTGATAGCCTCTCAActgaatctaaatattcataaggaAATACACCCTTACGCCTcatcaaagaaaattcttcCTGATTTTCAAAGAAGGTTTTTGTTGTTCCTAATTGGTCATCATCTAGGTTTGAGGCAAGTGTGTCTAAAGCGGACGACATGAAGCGGAAAGAATCAAGATAGCGAATCTGAAAACTTCCCCCATCATCAGTAGTTATAGTTTTTGAGAGGGAAATATAGTGCTCCTTATTTGATGGAATAACACTCATTTCTCCAGGTATGAGAGCcaattctttcacgaataaatgACAATCATACCTGGagaaattatggaaaaaaacTGGGATGAAATCTGGgacttgatattttaaattacatgCATTATGTGCAGCACCTCTGAATTTACCAGTAAAATGGCAATGATCCCTTACCCTATCTAATAAAAGGGGACTATGGCAGATATGACATTTCTCAGTTTTTTCGaattcttcttcctcatcCATAGACATTTGGATGGGAACttcttttgaaatataatttgaataaataaattttaaatttgtaatgagTGAATTCACAAAATTTTGCCCTGCTTCTAAGGTCGTTTCAATCTCAAACTTACTTAGACTATCATCATACTAAACTGTGCGTATAGTATGCATATGCTATAGGTacatgtgtatttattttaaatagtttttgacTAATAGCCTTCTCATCAGGCTGCAGTTTAGCTTCAAAGTCAGCATATACTGAAAATGGCACCTTAACCTCCTTGTGAATATTTGTGTAGCGGAGGGTGGCGTTCTGCGGATGGGGCAGTCTGGAAACTATTTTGCTACACACTTGAGAATGACGTATAGCGGCTTCCTCAGTTAAGGAATAGTTCAGGCATCTATTGCAGAATCACTGCtttcttttgccttttctCATCTGAGAGGAAACCAAactaaaacaagaaataataaaaaaagaagctaTTAGCTAAAATCCCCTAACgtttaactatatatataaaggcgaacagaaaattttaaaaaagggacggaataaaaaataataaaataataaaaaaaaaaataaaaaaataataaaataggaaaataataaaaataataaataagactCACCCTGAACGATTCGTGATCCATGTGTAGTGCGCTTTATTTCCTTCCTCCAAAAGCAGCATATTTATGTGGCGGGGTTTCACCTCAGGTGGGTAAAAAATGGGACCATATATTAGTCCATCATCATATCCAAAAACAGATACGCTCAGCTCCaggtttttatacccttgcagggtattataatttcagtcagaagtttgcaacgcagggaaggagacctttccgaccctataaagtatatatattcttgatcagcatcaacagccgagtcgatctagccatgtccgtctgtccgtctgtccgtctgtccgtccgtctgtccgtctgtccgtttctacgcaaactagtctctcagttttaaagctatctgaatgaaactttgcatatagtcttctatatactctcactgctatatatgtcggaacgtgccggatcggacgactatatcatataaaattataacttggctgtttatcaacGTTTTTGCAccatatggccattttatattatttcagaattttggtaaaaatttcatgaaaatcggacgactatatcttatagctgccataggaacgatcgggaaattaatagaaaaaacattataacttagttgtttttcaacctatttttatctactctgagatataagctcattttattagttcagaattttggtataaattttattaaaatcggacaactatatcatatagctgccatataaaccgatcggtagatgtagagaaaatgtaaaactaggaatgtaaaactgtaactgtcaaactctaaacaataagtataggtaaaatttaatgaaaaaatatctgcaagggtatacaaacttcggcgtgccgaagttagcttcctttcttgtttttcataAAATCCGTGATATGTCGGGGGTTGAGAGGGAACTCCAATCCACTGAAATCCAATTGGTACCCGTTTTGGAGGGTGATAACATCATCTTCAATGTTAACCCTATACCCGCTGCATCTACTCCGATTGGTTGGTCTGTTCATGATTGCCGCAATTATCGTCCACTTGAAACAAAACTCATCGTTCAAGTTTTTACATTCACAAGggatgttttatttttcagtgCCTCAGGTAGCTGGATAAATGACGATCCTCTTATTGGTGAATATTGGTTCACATTCATCTCAAGCCGAGCGATGTGGACCAATGTCCATCCACTGTCCCTCTCTTGGAACTCATCCATTTTTCCAATTATTTTCTCCGTGTGGTCCTCATATTCACTGTTAATGTCTGAGTGCATGGAGAGAATTGTCATTTTCGATTGGAATGACTTCATCTCCATGCACTCCTCTTCATCTTTTAATAGCTTATAC
It contains:
- the LOC138928675 gene encoding leucine-rich repeat-containing protein AAC1-like codes for the protein MVPSLLRISSTPPSSPSRIFIEDGGAISTSTLETTLINGGNDDDDVATTTMTNKPAPSPILNEDREVDTTLISEGDGTTTTTTNKPAPSPIFNDDNDDDGTTTTTTNKPSPILFENGEEQSTTTTLEPILPSTTGNESNTTLVMTRERLLLNSSTFEAETSTSAVTSTSTTTANTMTDDSSSFKIMLGIPDNDEDNNKLF